In Streptomyces chartreusis NRRL 3882, the following are encoded in one genomic region:
- a CDS encoding ROK family transcriptional regulator, with protein MPASPSTARAINDRLALNLLQREGPLTAGRLKQLTGLSRPTVADLVERLTAAGLIAVVGEAGEQRRGPNAKVYGIVADRAHLAALDVRTEGVAVAVADLVGRVLAEESVPIGGDMGTGPAVEQAVALVERVVKEAGADRLHTVGIGAPGLIDPASGELRDSSGLPEWHRRLVAALQERLPEARVSVENETNLAALAEQRDGVARDRDTFVLLWLGHGTGAAVVLDGALRRGASGGTGEIGFLPVPGTAALPSSTDCEGGFHSLAAADAVVDLAARWGVPAEPGQEPSVVGVVRAAAGMVRSAVRQVREPGAGAGAFRSVNEGGESRSVSDGDVPRSRSDREEEPRPAGGSEASSSPGAVPAARFLDALADRLAVGVASVVAILDPGCVVLGGEVGRAGGDELAARVQDRIARMTPLPTEVRTTTLGGGAVLRGALLTARDRAQDELFTPGERPVQRW; from the coding sequence ATGCCCGCATCCCCGAGCACCGCCCGGGCCATCAACGACCGGCTCGCCCTGAATCTGCTCCAGCGGGAGGGCCCGCTGACGGCAGGGCGGTTGAAGCAACTGACCGGCCTGTCCCGGCCGACCGTCGCCGACCTAGTCGAACGCCTCACCGCCGCCGGGCTGATCGCGGTGGTCGGCGAGGCGGGGGAGCAGCGGCGCGGGCCCAACGCCAAGGTGTACGGCATCGTCGCCGACCGGGCGCACCTCGCCGCGCTGGACGTACGCACCGAGGGTGTCGCCGTGGCCGTCGCGGACCTGGTGGGACGGGTGCTGGCCGAGGAGTCGGTGCCCATCGGCGGTGACATGGGAACGGGACCCGCCGTGGAGCAGGCGGTGGCGCTGGTCGAGCGCGTGGTCAAGGAGGCCGGCGCCGACCGGCTGCACACCGTCGGGATCGGGGCGCCCGGCCTGATCGACCCGGCCAGCGGCGAACTCCGCGACTCCTCCGGGCTGCCGGAGTGGCACCGCCGGCTCGTCGCCGCCCTCCAGGAGCGACTGCCCGAGGCCAGGGTGAGCGTGGAGAACGAGACCAACCTCGCGGCGTTGGCGGAGCAGCGCGACGGGGTGGCCCGGGACCGGGACACCTTCGTCCTGCTGTGGCTCGGCCACGGGACGGGCGCGGCGGTGGTCCTCGACGGCGCGCTGCGACGCGGCGCCTCCGGCGGCACCGGCGAGATCGGCTTCCTCCCGGTCCCGGGCACGGCCGCGCTGCCGTCCTCGACGGACTGCGAAGGCGGTTTCCACTCCCTGGCAGCGGCGGACGCTGTCGTGGACCTCGCGGCACGGTGGGGGGTTCCGGCGGAGCCGGGGCAGGAGCCCTCGGTGGTGGGGGTGGTGCGAGCGGCGGCCGGCATGGTGCGGTCGGCGGTGCGCCAGGTGCGGGAGCCGGGGGCGGGGGCCGGGGCGTTCCGGTCCGTGAACGAGGGCGGGGAGTCCCGGTCCGTGAGCGATGGCGATGTGCCCCGCTCTCGGAGCGACCGCGAAGAGGAGCCTCGCCCGGCGGGCGGGAGTGAGGCGTCCTCGTCCCCCGGAGCCGTCCCCGCCGCCCGTTTTCTCGATGCCCTCGCCGACCGGCTCGCCGTCGGTGTCGCCTCCGTCGTCGCGATCCTGGACCCCGGTTGCGTCGTGCTCGGCGGTGAGGTCGGCCGAGCGGGCGGCGACGAACTCGCCGCCCGTGTCCAGGACCGCATCGCCCGGATGACCCCCCTGCCCACGGAGGTACGGACGACCACACTCGGCGGCGGCGCGGTCCTGCGCGGCGCCCTCCTCACGGCCCGCGACCGCGCCCAGGACGAACTCTTCACGCCGGGGGAGCGGCCGGTGCAGCGGTGGTAG
- a CDS encoding SDR family oxidoreductase, which translates to MTTILVTGGTGTLGRLVAERLRADGHDVRVLSRRTQPYAVDLREGGDALDAAVAGVDTIVHCASSPKGDEGAAANLIRAARGAGVRHLVHISIVGVDRVPLRYYKSKLAVERLVEESGLGWTVLRATQFHDLLVMLLQALSKLPVLFLPAGVRDQPVEVAEVADRLVELAAGAPAGRVEDMGGPEVRTFESLARAYLKATGRRRAVVNVPLWGAAYRGFRSGGHLTPQHATGTGTFEEYLARRYGGEQARAGSGRSRA; encoded by the coding sequence ATGACCACGATCCTGGTGACCGGCGGCACCGGAACGCTCGGCCGGCTCGTCGCCGAGCGGCTGCGCGCGGACGGGCACGACGTGCGGGTGCTCAGCCGGCGCACTCAGCCGTACGCGGTCGATCTGCGGGAGGGCGGTGACGCGCTGGACGCGGCCGTCGCCGGTGTGGACACGATCGTGCACTGCGCGTCATCGCCGAAGGGCGACGAAGGGGCGGCGGCGAACCTGATCAGGGCGGCGCGCGGAGCCGGTGTGCGGCACCTCGTCCACATCTCCATCGTGGGCGTCGACCGGGTGCCGCTGCGCTACTACAAGAGCAAGCTCGCGGTGGAGAGGCTGGTCGAGGAGTCGGGGCTCGGCTGGACCGTGCTGCGCGCGACGCAGTTCCACGACCTGCTCGTCATGCTGCTCCAGGCGCTGTCGAAGCTGCCGGTGCTGTTCCTGCCGGCCGGTGTCCGGGACCAGCCGGTCGAGGTGGCCGAGGTCGCCGACCGGCTGGTCGAACTGGCGGCGGGAGCGCCGGCGGGGCGGGTCGAGGACATGGGCGGGCCGGAGGTGCGGACGTTCGAGTCCCTGGCCCGGGCGTATCTGAAGGCGACCGGGCGGCGCCGGGCGGTCGTGAACGTGCCGCTGTGGGGCGCGGCGTACCGGGGTTTCCGCAGTGGTGGTCACCTGACGCCGCAGCATGCGACCGGTACGGGCACGTTCGAGGAGTATCTGGCGCGGCGGTACGGGGGCGAGCAGGCGCGGGCGGGCAGCGGGCGGTCCAGGGCGTGA